The DNA sequence TCTGCTCTACTCATAGAAGAAGCGCGGATTCACGTTGTTTGGTGGAACCGCGCGACGGTCCCACCTCACCACGACCCGCTCTTGGACCCCGATCGCGTGCATGACATCATCTTAGCGCACGGCGAGGCTGCAGGAAGGGCTCATCGCGGCTTTGCAAACCTTGGGTTCTCGCCACGGGATTGCTACACAGGCGCCTCGACGCCCGCAGCAGGTTCCTTGTCATGTCCGTGGTCACCCGTTTCGCCCCCTCGCCGACCGGTTTTCTGCACATCGGCGGCGCCCGAACCGCCCTCTTCAACTGGCTCTACGCACGCCATAACCAGGGCCGCTTCTTGCTGCGCATCGAGGACACCGACCGGGAGCGCTCGACCGAGGCCGCCATCGCAGCGATTTTCGACAGTCTGACCTGGCTCGGCATCGATTGGGACGACGAGCCGATCTTCCAGTCACAGCGCCAGGACCGCCATGCCGAGATCGCGCGCGCCATGCTCGACGCCGGTCATGCCTATTTGTGCTACGCCAGCCCCGAAGAGCTGACCGAGATGCGGGAAAAGGCGCGCGCCGAGGGTCGGCCGCCGATCTATGACGGGCGCTGGCGCGACCGCGACCCCGCCGAGGCGCCAGCCGGCGTCGACCCGGTTGTCCGCCTGAAGGCGCCGCGCGAGGGCGAAACCGTCATTCGCGACCACGTGCAGGGCGACGTTCGGATTGCCAATCAGCAGCTCGACGACATGGTCCTGCTGCGTGCTAACGGGACGCCTACCTACATGCTTGCCGTCGTGGTCGATGATCATGACAGCGGCATCACCCACATCGTGCGCGGCGACGACCACCTGACCAACGCCGCGCGCCAGACGCAGATCTATCACGCCATGGACTGGCCGGTGCCGGACTTCGCCCATGTGCCGCTGATCCACGGCCCCGATGGCGCCAAACTCTCCAAGCGTCACGGCGCGCTGGGCGCCGAAAGCT is a window from the Pseudomonadota bacterium genome containing:
- the gltX gene encoding glutamate--tRNA ligase; the protein is MSVVTRFAPSPTGFLHIGGARTALFNWLYARHNQGRFLLRIEDTDRERSTEAAIAAIFDSLTWLGIDWDDEPIFQSQRQDRHAEIARAMLDAGHAYLCYASPEELTEMREKARAEGRPPIYDGRWRDRDPAEAPAGVDPVVRLKAPREGETVIRDHVQGDVRIANQQLDDMVLLRANGTPTYMLAVVVDDHDSGITHIVRGDDHLTNAARQTQIYHAMDWPVPDFAHVPLIHGPDGAKLSKRHGALGAESYRDEGFLPDALCNYLLRLGWSHGDDEIISRDQAIAWFGLDGIGRSPARFDIAKLTSLNLHYIKASTPEHLAGLVQPMIEQRLGHALDAAGEERLLVAVPTLQERVKTLVELADNALFFFQSRPIEIEPKAAKALAGADPDLMDRLIIGLADAAAWQAADLEALVRRFAEVNQLGLGKVAQPLRAALTGRSVSPPVFDVLAIFGRDECLARLRDAWP